CCATGTAGAGTACCCGGGCAAGCTGTACTACCTTGTCGCGGGGAGACGACATTCAACGGAGAAATAAAAAACAGCCTTGGACACAAGATGCGCGCCCTACAACACATGTGCCACACCACCGAATGCATTTTCCCATTGCAGCAACATTTCCGTTGATCCAATATTATACCTGGAGAAACAAACATTAATAGCAATGAAGTTCAAGACCCATGGTGCCACTGCTGGACTACCTGGAAAGAGCTGCACTTCTTAAACGTTGAAGTGGAGCAAGGCTACGAGCACCAGCCCATTAGAACATTCTCCAGTTCTTTATCGTTTGGGCCTGGAGGTTTAGCAAGGCCAACAGACGACAGCGAATTAAGAAGCGAATTCGAAGTCGATTGGTGCGAAACCGCACTCCCTCTGCCGGCGCTGCCCTCCTTGAAGTATTGGCAGACGCCGAATTCGTCACCGTGGTACTCCAAAAACGATTTGGGGGGACAGGAATCATCATCGGGACCACCTTCCTCGCGTAAGTCCGACAAAAACCGACCGGACTGTAGATAACGTGCAGAAGACTTGTCCTTCGTATAAACGGCGAGGGAACTCGGACCTCGAATCCCTGCCGAGTCACTCAACGTACTTGAGCTGGTACTGCAAACCGGGTGCAGTCCTGGCGCTGCACGCCTGTTGGCAAAGATGCAGTCGTCGTTTTCATCACTGTCCTCCTCACTGTCCTCATCACTCTCCGTAACGAATACAATTGAAGGGTCGGACTTGCAAACGAGCATAGGTGCTTCTGGACTACCGTGCTGCGCGTCACGTGGATATGTGTGGACAACCATGGTCCCAAAGTGCACAGACTTCACTCTCGATAAAGCCGGATCCGACTGCGTAGCCGTAACGGGTGCCCTGGGGTTCGAACTGTGAACAGTTGTTGTCGCCTCTTTCcgctttcttcccttttgtTTCCTCAGCAGCCGCCTGTACATCTCTCTGAAAGACAGCCGACGTGAAGGTCGTGGCAGCAGTGAGTCCTGTCTCGCGCGCACAGGTGTTCCTCTCAAGTTTTCGCGAGGCGGGGCTGCCTCCGCTGCGCTGCTCGCCAggctctctgctgtcgccACGGCTTCCGGTCGGGTCCGTCCATTGTCGCCAGCTTCTCTTGGCGGAGTGTCCAACGCGGATGAATGCGTGCTAATTCCTCGCTTGCTGAACAGCGAGGTAAAGCGACTGGACATGGGGCTTCGCCACACTGTGTCTCTCGGCGGGGCCTGGCCCTCACAAGAAAGTGCCATGCTCAGCAACACGCGAGACCAGCGTTGCAGGAGATCGACCGGAGATAAGCAGGTTAGTTAAACTCGTTTCATCTCCATGCCGGGGACTATGCGGTATCAAGAACAACGATGCCAGCCAAGTGAATTCCTGTTCAACTCTGAACTTCTCCTATCGTATGGCACAGGAGCACCTGGTCAGTCCAAACACAACACGCTAACGCACAACCAAGCCCATCGAACAACATTCAAGCTCACTACTGCAGAACTTGTCTGCGGCGCGCTCTGAACGAGCCAATTCGGGTTCGGCGTGCAAGCCGTACACTGCCAGAACAGTCGCTGCCTAGGTGAGAATGGCGCTTGCGAAGAGAGTTGAAACAACACTGCCAACGCCTTTTACTAAAGCGAGGACACGTACGAACAAACTTGAGAAGAGCCGAAAAGACGACCCACAGAGTCGAAAGGAACCATCGGGGCCACCGCACACGCTGGGCAACGCACATCACTGAAACGAAGGCCAACGGCATAGAGTTTGGCGTTCGGTATACCACGCATATGTATTGCGGGCGGGAGGACAGTCAAAAGCACCTCAGCCGCCAGTCGCCGAAGCGTGATCGCATGCGACCAAAAATGGCAGTGTTCCCCCCTAATAGAGAAGTGACAGTGCCGTATCCACTGAAGGCTCAGCTCATGTCTACGAGCCCTGGAGAGACCGCCGACCtccacacagagagggaacTGCGGGTCAAAACTGCGAACCCCGTAACGACGAGTACGCTACATGTTTTTTACACTCTGGTGGTGCAGTGCTCGCAGCAGCACCTTTCAAAAACCAGCAAAAGTTGAGAAAAGTTCTCATGCTCAGCGTCTCGCCTCGGGCGACCGGGGAACTCTCAATATCGGCCTTCGCAAGTCTGCATGTCGGCGCACAATCAACGGTGTACAGCCTCTCGACTTGGGTGGGAAGGCGATGCATTCTGTGCGCAGCTATTCCCCGTTTGTAGGCCGGGCACAGTGACGGCGCGCATGCTTGCCAAGGGCAACGCCTTCGGCTAATGGAACAGACGGTCTATCAACACCTAGCcgtttctgctttccctcAGTGACCTAGCATTACGCTGTGCGTCTGTGCGGGACACGGCCGGCGCCGGCGCAGATCTTCGGGCCGCAAGCTGGTCCGACTTCCGTTGGCGCGACCAGCGCACAGCGTGGAAGTCGCTGCGAGCTGGCGGACCGCGCAAAAGGTTGCGGGACACGCGCGCCAGGCCGGTGGAAGGTGAAGTGAGGGTCCGCCCGTTGACTCCTTCCGAACTGTTCGTGGACCAGGAGCCACCTCGTCTGCGTGCAACTTTTCCAGCAACAACGGCTCTATTTCCTGCCAGAAAGCTTTATTTCTGAACGACTTCCTCTTTCGTGGCGCAGGCGTCTGTTGCTCGTTTCTGACTGGCTGTTCGtcggtgtacgtacacggCCTGAAAGACGTTTTTGTGCACACAAGACGTCGGGCGTATTTTTCCCTCCCAAATTCTGTCTTGCGGCGTTGCGCTTAGTTGGCCGAACCAGTCAGCGCACATTCGGTTTCGCATACAATTCGCGCGGCAAATTTCAACtgttctcttgtctttttctacCAGGGTGTAGACAGCAATTATCTCACCTGCTCTTTGTACCGTCCTGTGTACCTAGTCACGCTGCTGCAGGGACAGCCGCAAAAATTTCTACGCGCAGCAACCGGCAGCCGATTCGCCCAGTCGCAACAACGTTGGCTTTCCCCACTTGAATCGGACACGCAAGTCAATTTCTTGCTGATTTCTGTTGGGGCCCCGTCGTTTTCTCGTGTGTAGTTCAAATAGTGCTGCAGTTGTGTCTGCCATAAGCCCGCTGCAGCCCCATCGAGTTTTACGTCAGCTCGGCCCACACGGTGCAAGCTGGAGTCTCGCACTGGGAAGCTTCCCGCCGTGATTTGTCCTCGAAACATTTTAAAATGTGGTATTCTACTCGCCAAGAGGGCTTCGATGACCCCCGCCCGTCCCTTCGTGGACCGTGTGTGGATCTGCCCGGATTTCTCTGCTGTGGCGCGAGCGGCAATTCCTACTTCCTTCGCGGAGGATCTCTCCTTCAggtcctctcgctttccggTCTGTTCGTCTCTTACTGGACCTTTGGAGGATCAGGCCTCTTCGGATATGAACTCGAAGGCCTTAGCGAGGTAAGCAGAAAGTTTGTGGTTCACCAGCGCGGTGTTTCCGCATGGTGTCTTGTTATCGCCTGACGACACGAGAAAATTTCAAGTTGTCTCCCTGTTGCAGAGTGTATTTGGAGGCCTCATCTTTATGGGTTTCACCGTTGTCAACGACGCGTCCTGAATCCCACTTACTTttgtgcttcctctcttctttgtcttccagGAAGCCCGCGCTTCCCACTCTTTCCAAATCGCGATGGCTGTTTGGTCGGGCCTCTACATGATCGGTGCTGCGTACCTCGTCTGCTTCCAGGCCATTCTTGCTGACGATGCTTGGTAAGTTGATACAAGCAGTGTGGAAAAGGTCCTTGAGAtgacaggaggaagaaggactgGAATCCCACCCCAGATAACGCAGCCTTCTTCCCCCGGAACGCCAAGACACCGTCTTCACTCATAAGATTTGAAGCTGCGTGTGTCTCGGGTGCGGCTTCAGGAATTATTCTGTGCAATTATGACGCATGCTTTATCATGTGTAAATGCAGCTGGGCTCGTGGATACCGCGCTGGCAGCAAGATCCTGCGTTTGGCGACCTTCCTGGATCTCCTCAGCAGCATCATGCAGTTTATCTTCTACTTGTACATCGCCAAGTTCTACAGCGCCAAGTGGTACGCCCACTTCCTGGAAGGCGGCTCGGAgcgcatcttcttctcgtacattcgctgcatgcactcggtGGCCCTCCTCCTGTACGCCTGCGCGTACTACTTGCTCGAAGTTTACCACGACGAAGGTGCTGGTGACCTCCACGCTTACATCAACGCCTCCCTTTTCGCTCTTGCAGGAACTGTCGGTGAGTCTGCTGCGCCGGAACACAACTGCGCGCTGAGGGTGTTGTTCGCTGTTATTTCGAAGCTGCTTCGTTTGTAACGGCGTAAGGCTCCTCGAACCCGCTTGTGCCGGTTCTGTGAGTGTGCTCTTTGTCGTTTCCATGTCGGTGTGCAAGCTACTGTGGCCAAAGGCATGCAcgcgtcgtttcctctgccGTCTTGCAGAGTTCTTCGTGCTCTTCTGCGGTTTGAGCGGTCTCGCCACCATCTTCATTTGGCTGGCTCTTGTTGCCGTCACCACTTGggcgttcttcttcgagcCGGAAGTCAACGAGGTCTCTCCTTCGATGCACGAGACCGAACTGACGAACGACGTTGAGCAGCAGGTCGAGAAGTTCGCCCGCATGTCTCCCTACTACCCCGCTGAGGAAACTGGCGCCTCCGCCCCGCTGACGGCTGCAGGCTCCATGGTCATGGGTGGTATGAAGTCTCAAACTTCCATGCTGGTGAGTTTTGAGTCGCGTCTGCAGAAGTTTGGAATTGCGTTCGTCTTAGACACAGGTGATGATTGCCGTGTACAGAACTTTGGACAGCGAAGCATTTCGTCGCTTTCAAAGCTTAGCGAAGATTCGCGGGTGCCGCGCAGTGCCCAGCTGGTTTACTAAGACACGCTGTGGGAACGGGGCTGCTCGCAAAAAGTAACATACACAAGCACCCTTTCCGTTCGACTTTCCATGTTGCGTGCAGGCCTAAGGGACAAGGTTGACACTGGTTTTTTCAGTCAGCGTGATACTGAAGTGATAAGACCGCATGCGTACCGTGGAAAATCACATTCGGTGATCCTGAACGGTCCACAACGATGGCAGAtctgctcttttcttctcgaagTGCCACGATGGCGCTAAAGTCCAGACGGGGAAGAACAAGCCAGCGCAACCGCTTTAGGTCTTTATGTGGTTTTTCAGTGAATCGCTTGTAATCGAAGAAACGCTGATGAGCAACGATGACGTCGCGAAAGTGTcgagaggcagacacagaaTGCCGACCACCAGCGGATGCCTCTCGAAAGCGTTTGTCGGAGGGATGTTTGCTTGAGGATTTTTTTTCGAATGTAAATGTGCCTTGCTCCAATCTATTTCTCACTGGTCGCGGATCTTGTAGACTCTGCACTCACGTGGCCACCCGTGTACTCGCGCTGCGACCACGTCAAACCATAAGCTGCCTCTCAAAGTGCGACAGAATGCATTTGAGCCTCGCTCAACTGCAGATTTGATAGGTTACGCTGCGGTTAAGTCACAAGCACATCGTTTGCGACAGACCTACAAGACCCGGCACCTAGCAGCCTTTGGTACATTCGTCCCGAGCAAAGGGTCTCtagtttctcttttccgctGAAGATCTTGCAGATCTGATACATTTCCATCAAACCACAGAAAGGTGTGGTAGCCCCGTCAACACGCAAGATAAAATCATATGTATGCTAGCAGACATCAGGTTTTTGCAGTATACTTTGGTTCCGAACCAAGCATGCGGAACAATTAGGAGAGGCAGGATTTTCAAAACCGTAGCCGGAGTTCCACCATGCTTCACCAGTTTTCCTCGAAGGTCTCGTATTTTGTGGTCGAAGGGGCGAAAAATATACAGCGAACTAGCGTGTTTACCTCGTATGCCTGTCGCTGCGATCAAGTTGTCGCGCCAGTTTTGGAAACAGGCAAGCTGATGGCGAAGGGCGTAGCTGGGAAAACAGTTGTCTGGATGAACGCACATGGTGAGTTATAATACATCGACAACTGAAGTAACAACGCCCTTCTTTTGTCGGCTTCTCGCTGTCCAAGAAGAAATCAGCTTAGTATGGTGGTCGCTAAGTGTGCAGAAAAGCTGCGCGTTTGCACGGAGAACACAATGACGGCGGTGCGTCGCCTGGTTTAGAGATTTGTCCGTTGAGGTGTGAGCCCTTTCGCATCGTCCTCGGGGTGGTGGCGGAGCAAAGCACGATGTTTTCAGTGCAGTCATGCTCCTAATGTGTCACACGGCATCAAGCATATTACAACTACATTACGTACGTCTCAACCGATCACCAATACATAAGCGTACCGGTGAGACTGAACACTGAAAAATAAGCCTAAGTGTCGATTGAACGTACTTCAAACATACCACGTTGAACACTGCGGTTGTGCGACAGGAGGAAAACATCACACGAAAGCGGTTTGTGCATTAACTgcacgaaaagaagaaaagatcCCAAACATGGTattggagaaaggaggtttGTAATGACTGTAGCACCCCAAAAAACCATGTGTCCCCACAGCAGTACATGtccgaggaaggcagtggcaatctctgagacaggattaTTTATAAGCTTTTCTTGGGAGTATATACCACGAGCTGGACTACTGATTTAGTTCTTGAAGATCATTGTTTACCGAATCCAAGTacgccttttctcctcaTATGTTAATGACAGATGCAAAATCCCTATCATATTTACTTGGATTAATCTTCTTACAAGCGGCTTCTGGTTTGATGGAACTATCCTGTCTCAGGGATGATTACTCCCAGTACGATGTTACTGATCAGactagcatctgagtagtagttttctctctctgttgatACTAGTGATAACAGGAATCCATATATAACGCACGTTTTATGTTAACTTACTACAGACCATGGGAGCGAAGATAATCCAATATGTAACTTCGTTCGTGGAAAACAAAAGAGCTTTCACTGATTGTATTGAAGAAACGTGATTAGTTCCGATAGGCAGATCTCCTGTATACATAAATATCGTTGCAGAGTCTGGCAATTTGAGACAAAAACCCTTATCGTGAAggcagtgaagagaagagcagatATGTTGCTGGCTCAGGACAACAAAGAGAAATTCACTGCCAGACGGAACACGGTAGCCTGAATCGTTAAGTGACGTTTCTTGTCAACACACCATCCCAATGTCTTACCGATTGTGACGCTTAGCATGAGCTGCTATCACTGACACTGCCAAACAACTCTAAACAACTGCGTCCAAATGGATGATTCGTTTCATATTAATATGAGTAGCGGCTTGCTGGGACTCAGGATCCACATGTCCCTTCAGTTGGTATTGTGACAGCCGGTGTGGCAGTAAGCATCGCGTTACATTGCCCTACAAACAATACGTCGAAGACAATTTGTATTTTGATTCGACTTCTTGCGGCAAGCGGCTCCCTGCCGCGTTGCCTTTCAATCCCATTTGTGCGTGGCCCACGAGCTGTAACGGCGCACAGAGGAACTCATTGTGGAGCTTTGATGAGTCGGTCATTATTTTAGCCTGTGGGAAGGAGGTGCCATGCAACCATGGGACTCTGACAGTCTCGAGAAATGACTTCCCTGTTGGATACTCCTCACTCTACCCGATAATCTTGCAGAAAATAACACAAGAGCTAACCGAGAAGAATCATCTGTGTCAACTGCCGCTGTGCAGTGAGAACCTcgctgcgtgcatgcgttgcggATTGATGTTGTAGCGTTATATTGCTGTACCCCAGCAATGCTTACTTGTGAGAGGTTCAGGTGGCTGACAAATGATTGCATACCGAGGTCCAAAGAATAAATTACACAATCGTGTAGTCCTCGCCCAGAAACATTGTGCATCTTTTCAGTTCACCAGCCCACGATTTCCTAGTGTTGTCTTTTCCCTTGTCAAGTTCAGTAGAACACGTTCCTACTGGGAGTGCCTGCTTGATTCACGCTTTGAAGGGCTCTGAGGTTCTTTTATACCATTTTTGACGAAAAAATCCATCTGAAAAAGTTGTAGGCGAAGCGAGAGCTGTGGTCCCCAAGCAAGAACGTCGAACGTCGGGTATTTCGCTTCCATCGATTCAGCGCTGTTCACATAACTGAGTCACCGAAACATGATCTGCAAAATTAGTATTTTCTTGATGCCGGGACAATCGATAATGCTTCACCTGCAGTCCACCCATGACGTCGAGTAGGAACGAACTACACTGCGCGTGGTTCTCGGAACGAGGCAATTAAAACGTTTCCTTGCAGCGTTCCGCGATTTCGTATGGAGAGTAAAACTACAAAGGGTTTATTGTCTTCGAGCCCTGAATACGTGATGGCAAATCGTTGCTGCTCGCTTATCTGTCTCGCAAGACCATTTGCTATGGCCTCCACATGCAAAATCTTGCATAACCGATCATGAGTTTGTGTTTCGAAACCCGGCTAAGTCGTGAGTGTTTTCGTTCATTGACTTCCAGCGGTTGCTGAAGGTTATGACAAGCGAGTAGTCGCTGAGGAAGTGGGACATACAAGAAACCGTAAGTTTCTTTTGTCCTTGATACAAGATCCTTATAGAGACACTAACGATAGCAGCGAAGTTCAAGTCGCGCTTAAATGAACTGAAAAAAATCGCGCCCGACAAAAAGCGCGTTAACTGTACACGATATATAGTGCCCCACCAACAACAGCTTGTCAGTCAAAACGGCACCACTTCGGAACACTTTTGTTGTACGCCGTAGGACCTTTTCCCCTTTGTAGACTCTTCACTCGACACCAAAAAACTCGAACCATCTATGTGTTTGAAAGTGGCATATGAACATACTACATACTCTGCCACTTGAAGCGTCGACGACTCGAAATAACGGCCACATCAACAGGCAAGAGAAGTGTGCAGCAAAACGATCCCTCAAAcccctcctttctctccaagATACTCAAAAACGGGCCACATCGAAGCGAGAGTTCCTCAAGCAAAAATGCCACAGCGGTCTATCTTCCCCCTTTTTATCTATAGAGTAAAATAGCGGAAAACACATAGACAAGAGGCCATCTTTTCAAATCTACAGaatttgttttctcttcgcagGCGAACCTCTTTCGGTGGGGTACGGCACTCGTGCTGTCTTTTTGAGTTGAAATAGTGCAGAGAACTACCGTTTCTATATGTGAAGAACGACCAAAGGCGGGGTCAGGATCCCCTTCACTTCACTGAAGCCGTAGTTCGTTCAGGGAGAGTCAACGCTCCTGGAGACGTGGACAGAAATGCACTTTCTGTGCATGTTTACCAAAAATTAACATGTTCAAGGTCCACACATTTACCTGTGTGCACGCATATATGATGGCCTCTTCACTCTACGTTCCTACCGACCGTATCTGCGATTCAGCGAAGCGGGACTTCGAGGAAACACCATTTCGCGATTTGGCTAGGCGCTTCCTTCacgcgaaaaacgcaagCACCTCTAGGCGCGACCAAGCAGTTCCTGGGACAAGGGATGATGGCGAATGCGATGAACACCAACAGCGCGTCCCTGAAGGGCCGGCGGAAGCTTTACAGCTGCGGGATCAATCTCCGGTTCTGCGGCATTCGTTATGCACAGATCCAAGTTCCCCTTGTGTCgagcgacagcagcgagGCACTTGGACATGAGCTCGTGTTGCTGAAGACATAACATAAATCCTCCTCGCGCATTCCGAAAATGACGCCTGCCGCCCCGTCATAAAATATTCCCGATACAAAATTGCGATCCACAGCGTGTCACGAACATCGGCAAACGCACAGATACGTGCAGGCGTATGTACGCAAGCACATGGATTCCCTGTGCTTCGTAGTCCCTGACTTGGTACACATGCAGGACCATCCAACCAATTTTAAGTTTTAGGCACCGCAGCAAAACGGACCGAGGGGGAACACCTGGATGAAACCCTGCAAAGAACGCACCATGCGAAAGAAGCTGCAAGACCTCGCGAACTACGGGTCTGTCTAGCACTCAGAAATAACTGGAACACACAATGGTGCCAAAACTCGCGTCACCTCCCATCACTGGCTGTTTTGACACTTGTCTTCTAACATATGGGGTGCCTCCTCGGTGACCTCAATTTCACACGCTCGACTTTCACATCGAAAACTTACACTGTGGAGTTCCTCCACCGCTGGCGACTCGAGCAGCTTAAGCGATTTTGTGGTGACGTGGTACATCTTGCGCAGGCGACTGTACAACAATGAATCACGGCGACGTCATTTGAGGATGAAACTGCGTCCGTCAAGCGATGTATTCAACGCCCCCTTCTACTGGCACGTGCTGCACTTTCTCCACAAATTGTCTATGACCTCTGTACAGCATCACCCCGCTGGACTGcgtgagagagagggagagctAAAAGTGACGGGTTTCAACGGCAGACGACAGACGTTCTTCCACATCTGTTCTGTTTCAGGAGAATCATTTGAATTACTGTTACCACTCGTATAGACAGCCCCTTGCGAACTCCAAAACCATCGAGAAACGCTTTCTAGTTGGGGACGAAACAAAAAGGTCACGCCTGCATCGCAACACGTTTGAAAAACGCACTCGCATGTTTGATTGCCATAATTGGCCGCTAACACAGTCAGCCGAGACAGACTTATCTAACAGCGACAAGATACGACTAGCTGGGAACCACGATAGAAGCGAATCCTACCTGCAAACGGTCAACAGAGCTTCGCGTTCGTGAGTGCTGTCCCCAACGGAGATGACGTTCCAGCGTTTGCTCTCCATCCGGAAGTGACGCTGGAGTTCGTGCATGAAGGCCGCCTCCTGTATCAGCCAAAAATCAGGTCACCGTGAAGAGCAAGCGCACTGAGGACGCGAATTCtagcgaaaaagaaacaggtGCCCCGGCTGTGCCTTTTTAGCCGCACTACACTGAGGGGGCCAAGAAGCTGTACGAAAACTGACTCTCaaaccgaagaagacgaatcAGAAAAGACGGAAACGTCGAAGCAGCAACTGAGACCTTTCAAATCATAGCTCCTCACACATGCCGGGCTCTTCTCCAATCCCAACTGTAACACCGCGAACTGTTGAAACGCTTAACTAGGCACAGGAGACATACACAGATTATCCCCTTGCACAACAGGCGCCTCGTTCAAATCGTCTCCTCAATGTGTATGATGTTTCGGACATCTTCGGCGGTAAGTCTTTGATTCCAGCCAAAAGTTCTCTCCCCACTTTAGCCTGACATGTCTTCGACTTCACttgcccccccccccccacgGCCGCAACGTGCGTGTCTCACCTTCCACATGAAGGGCGTATTGCACCATGCGCTTTCGTACATGCTTCTGGCTGAGACAATGGGGAAGCAGTTGAGCATCTCGCGTAGTTCCGGGAGGAATTTGCTGCAGGATAGATCGATCCATCCACTCTCTGCGTTGGTGACGATGATAACTTGACCTAGACTTCTGGCGGTGAAGAGCGTCTGTTCCGCCCACATGGCTGTTTGCGCGAGCTTCATTCGCCACAGACAGACTTCGGACTCTGCACTCTCGAGCGTCAGGCCCTTCTGACTGATCCAGGAGCTCGGCAGAAGCGTGTCATCCCAGTCGAAGATGAAAACAGTTTCTtgccgagagaaagactCCTCCGGCAAGCTGGGGAAGCACCGAGGCGAGGGGTAGGAactctcctcgtcttcgctttcgtACGTGTCGGACTCAAGAGATCCGCAGCTCTGCTCCTGGTGGCGCAGATACTCGAGAGAAGTGAACAGCTTCCCCATTTGCTtgtccgctgcatgcagttcgacggcttccgcgtctctggcTTGCCAGCAACAGGAGTTCTCCTCGAGTCCGCCCCCAAAGTCCACGTCGACTCTGCACACCGGACAGCCTCTCGGCGTTTCCGGCACAGACGAGGGAgcgtcctcgttctcttccgtctgTAGACGCGAGAGATTCGTGACATCGAGGGAACTTTCTGTCGGGCCTTCCTCCCGTTCATCCCGCGAGCGCACGAAGCCACAGCAACTGTCCCCGATACAGTCCGACTCTCCCCGACAGAGCGCACAGCCTCGcggcgtctcttcgtttgcgTCGTCCGTAGCCTCTTGGCAGCAGGTCGACTCATTCTCCTGAAGAATCGAGAGATCGCGAGAagtctcctcgtcgtcgaaGTCGTTCTCCCCCGTCTTGTCCTTCGGCCTCGACACTGCAGGCAGACGACATTGGGAGGCCGCCTCCGTGTCCTCGTTCGACGCGTTCTCTAAATCATTCGCGTCCTGGACGACACTCACACGCCAACTCGAGTGGGCTTCGAAGAAAGCCCACTCGCTCTTTACGCATGCACTGTCTGCGCCTCTCGAATCCGCGCTCTCCTGTGCAGACGTGCCATCGTCTACACGGGTGAAGTCGCGATCTTCCGCGACGCAGGTGCTAAagtcgtcgctctcgccctCACTTTCCCCCTCCTCACCGCCGGTGGTGACCACCGGGGTAGAAGTCACGAGCGTTTCACATGAGACTCCAGTCCTCTCCGGCTCTGTCGAAACGTCGCGCTCTACTTCGACACACATTTCCGTGTCCTGGTCGGTGCTGGACGAGGCTCGCGACGTCCGCAGGGAGGAAGCCATCTCGGGGGACAGACCGGACAACATGCTCGGAGGCAGCGAGGGTTTAGCGGAAACTCCAGCGCAAAGAAACGCGGCCTCccccgtttccttctcgcggctctcgccAG
This Toxoplasma gondii ME49 chromosome VIII, whole genome shotgun sequence DNA region includes the following protein-coding sequences:
- a CDS encoding glideosome-associated protein with multiple-membrane spans GAPM3 (encoded by transcript TGME49_271970~Product name based on PMID:19561073.~Predicted trans-membrane domain (TMHMM2.0):43-66:86-109:123-146:166-189:216-239), producing MWYSTRQEGFDDPRPSLRGPCVDLPGFLCCGASGNSYFLRGGSLLQVLSLSGLFVSYWTFGGSGLFGYELEGLSEEARASHSFQIAMAVWSGLYMIGAAYLVCFQAILADDACWARGYRAGSKILRLATFLDLLSSIMQFIFYLYIAKFYSAKWYAHFLEGGSERIFFSYIRCMHSVALLLYACAYYLLEVYHDEGAGDLHAYINASLFALAGTVEFFVLFCGLSGLATIFIWLALVAVTTWAFFFEPEVNEVSPSMHETELTNDVEQQVEKFARMSPYYPAEETGASAPLTAAGSMVMGGMKSQTSMLA
- a CDS encoding hypothetical protein (encoded by transcript TGME49_271960); this encodes MCPPSAAKPVASYCDSGAGAPSSDAALTLPADAHAGKLSSGESREKETGEAAFLCAGVSAKPSLPPSMLSGLSPEMASSLRTSRASSSTDQDTEMCVEVERDVSTEPERTGVSCETLVTSTPVVTTGGEEGESEGESDDFSTCVAEDRDFTRVDDGTSAQESADSRGADSACVKSEWAFFEAHSSWRVSVVQDANDLENASNEDTEAASQCRLPAVSRPKDKTGENDFDDEETSRDLSILQENESTCCQEATDDANEETPRGCALCRGESDCIGDSCCGFVRSRDEREEGPTESSLDVTNLSRLQTEENEDAPSSVPETPRGCPVCRVDVDFGGGLEENSCCWQARDAEAVELHAADKQMGKLFTSLEYLRHQEQSCGSLESDTYESEDEESSYPSPRCFPSLPEESFSRQETVFIFDWDDTLLPSSWISQKGLTLESAESEVCLWRMKLAQTAMWAEQTLFTARSLGQVIIVTNAESGWIDLSCSKFLPELREMLNCFPIVSARSMYESAWCNTPFMWKEAAFMHELQRHFRMESKRWNVISVGDSTHEREALLTVCSRLRKMYHVTTKSLKLLESPAVEELHSQHELMSKCLAAVARHKGNLDLCITNAAEPEIDPAAVKLPPALQGRAVGVHRIRHHPLSQELLGRA